In Nitrosococcus oceani ATCC 19707, the following proteins share a genomic window:
- a CDS encoding DUF5996 family protein has translation MTHTTSQKAASWPEIPYVAWAETCGALHLFTQIVGKYRLAHTPWVNHSWHATLYANGRGLTTALIPDGPDGVEVMFDFLDHRVVAETPGHESVSFALEPMSVAEFHQRFVELINTVGGNPQFHGQPNEIPNPTPFEDDTRSRPYDADAVQRFHQALVLISQVFQQFRTGFIGKVSPVHLFWGSLDLAVTRFSGRPAPEHPGGVPELPDEITREAYSHEVSSAGFWPGGGPIEAAAFYSYAYPTPAGFDAATVMPADAYYDKNAGEFILPYEAVRAASDPEKVLLSFLESTYTAAAELGGWDRSSLECPTGKPLIPRPI, from the coding sequence ATGACACATACAACATCCCAGAAAGCTGCTAGCTGGCCAGAAATACCTTATGTCGCCTGGGCGGAAACCTGCGGCGCTTTACACTTGTTCACCCAAATCGTTGGCAAGTACCGGCTTGCCCATACCCCCTGGGTTAACCATTCATGGCACGCAACCCTGTATGCCAATGGGCGTGGTTTGACCACAGCGCTCATTCCAGACGGGCCAGACGGAGTCGAGGTCATGTTCGATTTTCTTGACCATCGGGTCGTTGCCGAAACGCCGGGCCACGAGTCGGTAAGCTTCGCCCTTGAGCCGATGTCCGTGGCGGAGTTTCACCAGCGATTTGTGGAGCTGATTAATACCGTTGGCGGCAATCCACAATTCCACGGCCAGCCTAATGAAATTCCCAACCCAACGCCGTTTGAAGACGACACCCGCTCACGCCCCTACGATGCCGACGCAGTGCAAAGATTTCACCAAGCCTTGGTGCTTATCAGCCAGGTGTTTCAACAATTCCGTACCGGGTTTATTGGCAAGGTCAGTCCGGTGCATCTCTTTTGGGGCAGTTTAGACCTCGCCGTTACCCGTTTTTCCGGGCGTCCAGCGCCGGAACATCCAGGCGGAGTCCCCGAGCTACCAGATGAGATCACCCGGGAGGCCTACAGCCATGAAGTGTCTTCGGCAGGCTTTTGGCCCGGCGGCGGGCCGATAGAGGCGGCCGCTTTCTACTCTTATGCGTATCCGACGCCGGCGGGGTTTGATGCCGCCACGGTGATGCCCGCTGATGCCTACTATGACAAAAATGCAGGTGAATTCATTCTCCCTTATGAGGCTGTAAGAGCGGCGTCCGACCCCGAGAAAGTGCTCCTGTCTTTCCTTGAAAGCACTTACACAGCCGCGGCAGAGCTTGGTGGTTGGGACCGATCAAGCCTTGAGTGCCCAACTGGCAAACCTCTCATCCCACGGCCTATTTAA
- a CDS encoding ribbon-helix-helix protein, CopG family — translation MAGEYVNVRIDTELKRRIQEVAKEENRTLSNLIETILVDYAKRQFMAKRK, via the coding sequence ATGGCCGGAGAATATGTAAATGTTCGTATTGATACCGAGCTTAAGAGGAGGATTCAGGAAGTGGCGAAGGAAGAGAATAGAACCCTATCAAACCTCATTGAGACGATATTGGTAGATTATGCAAAACGCCAATTCATGGCAAAACGCAAGTAA